The nucleotide window TGCAGCCGGAAGGTCTCCTTGATGACCGCGTTCAGGAACGTGAGGCGCGGCAGGTCGGACTCCGAGACGAGCCTGTCCCGGCCCACGACGGCGTCCATCTCCTCCTGCGCCCGCTTCAGCATGTCCGGGTGCCGGATCAGCTCCGCCACCGCCCACTCCACTATCGTCGACGTCGTCTCCGTGCCCGCCACGAACAAGttctgcatgcatgcatgcaagcaGAGTTAATCAGGCACATTGGACGGCTGCGGTTGTGGATTTGCCATGCCGGTCAGCGGTCACAGTCACGGCCGACTACGAAATAGATTGTTACCAGTATGAGCGCCTTGACGTCCGTGTCCGTGATCCTGTCCTCCTCGCCGCCGGTGAGGGACTTGTCTTCCTGCACCATGGCGAGCAGCAAGCCGAGCAGGtccttaccttccttctcctcgccGGCCGTGCTACCTCCGGCCCTTCTCTCGGCGATGATCCAGTTCATCATGTCGTCGAACCGGCGGTGCAGTTTCTTCAACCTGGCAACAACACCCTGCGGGTCGAGCCACCGGAGAGCCGGCACGAAGTCCCCGACGTTGAGCACGCCGCCCACCTCCATCACCTCCAGCACGATCTCCTTGAACTCCTTGGCGCCAAGCTCGGCGCCGGCCGCGGCGAACACCCGGAGCCCCACCGCCGCCCGCGAGAGAGCGTTGGTCGTGCACACGTTCGCCGCCTTGCCGACCGCCACCACCCCGCCGGTAGCAGCGGCATCAACGAGGGACCTCACCATGAGCGCGGCCTCCCGCTCGCGGAACCCGCGGAGGTCGTCGAGCGCGCGGGCCGAGAAGAGGTTCACGGCGCACACCTTCCTCATCGCGCGCCACCGGGGGCCGTAGGGCGCGAACACCACGTCCTGGTAGTTGTACGCCATGTGCTCGCCGCCGGAGTTGGGCGGGCGGCTGCTGAACTTGGCGTCGTGGGTGCGGAGGAACTGCTCGGCCGCGCCCGCCGACCCGGCCACCACGACGACGGAGCTGCCGAACCGGAGCCGGAGCACGGGCCCGTACACCTTGGACATCTCGTGCATGGTCTGGTGCGTCTTGCCGCCGAGCTGCGGGAGGTTCCCGAGCACCGGCCAGCCCCTCGGCCCCGGCGGCAGCGGCGCGCGCCCCTTGTCGGCGCGGAAGAAGGTGGCCAGCACATAGCATACGCCCACGGCAACGGCCAAGGTGGAGAGGAGCAACGGGAGAGGGATGTCCATGGCGACGAGGTGCATTGTTGCGTTCGATCGATATGCAAGCACTGCGGGTGCTCGAGTGTTCATGTATGCAATGCATGCATGGGGTTCAAGATGAAGGCGCGCGGTAGGTGGACATGACTGGCAAAACTGCACAGGTGACACGTCTCATCCGGCGAAGCTCAACCACAGCTTTTACTTACCAACTACTATAATATGGTCTCTTGCAGCTTTCGCCTACCTACCGGTATGCCTGCCACCATTGGCGTTTCGGATGGTTTAGTGTCGCCTACTACAGGACGGTAGTCCTACTCTCACTGGAAGCGATGATAGGGCGAGGATGGAAAATGTGCAGGTGAATGTGCACAGATACGCCCTGTTTGGAATCTCTCCGCTCCGCTCCGCCCCGCCGATATAAAGGTTACTAAACATGTTCCATCACTTGAGTATACTCCGTCGTATGAATGAACTGCGTGGTAAAATAGAGTACCTACCTTGTTGGTGATATGGCGAGAAATGATGACATTCAAGACGGGATCAAGTTTGAACTATGTACAATGAAGCACAGGCCTTAATGAACCATAATGGCGGAACAATCAGAAAAGGTGACCTGGTTTATCCTTGATTGTAGATTTGTAGTTGTATATGGTTACCAGGCAACCCCTGGCTTTTGTTTTCTTTCAACTGTATCCAACTCCGGAAAAGCTTTGGATGAAAAGCTGGACCATAGCCCATAGGCCTTTTCTCTAAATACCAGAAATGATGACATTCACGCAAATGTTATTGTGTCATCTGATTCCTGAACTCTAGTCCTAGCCCGGGCTATTTCAGCCTACAAGGAAAGGAAACAAAAAGTGAGATTCAAAGATGAGTTCATCGTAGACAACATAGTAAAATAAGAGCATACACATCATCCCAGCACACTAGCACAGCATGACGGGCTGGTGAGGTAAGCAAGGCCATGTATGGTGGTGGTGATGCAGATTCAGTCATACAAGACTTCGTTATCATACCAACTTTACCAAGCAATCTAAAAGGCTAATGTCGATATGGATATGTCCGTGGAAAGTAAGTTCAGCGGAAACAAGAACTGCATTTCATTTTTCTTGTCACAGAGCATAAAAGGCAGTAATTTACAAAGACTACTAATGCTGCATCCATTATCCATCGGTGCATCCCTTTCCCCGTTGGTCCCACACTGCTACGGCTATGCCCTGCCCTGCTGTCTAAGGCTCTAAGCTGGTCCTTCCCAGGAGCAATTTTATGAAGCTTAAATTTTTTTTGACGGCGATGAAGCTTAAattttactccctccgttccatattaGTTGTCGCTgaaacggatgtatctagacgtagaTACATCCGTTTCAGCGACAACtaatatggaacggagggagtagtagataATACTACCATCCAATTTCATCAACAGAGAGCACGGGCCTACCTCTTTATCCCAGTTGGTATGAAGCATCATCACAAGCAGAGCTAGTATTTGCACTACCATGGCACATATGATTCCCAGCCAAAGCCCCTGCCACAGAAAGGAGGCTCATGCTAGAATTCAGGCAGAACCCGCAAAACGTATCCTCCCAGAATTGCATAAAACATATCATACAACTTACCTTACCACCGATCTTCAGAACAAATGCAAAAATAACAGCTGAAGGGATACCAAAAGCATAGTAAGCACATAGGTTGATGAAGGAGCATACTTTTTGCCAGCCACAACCTCTAGCGGCACCTTCAGAGCAATAAGCAGATAAATTTAGAAATTGTTACCCAAGATCAGTACTAATGTTTCCAAAGAGCTACAGGGGTAGATTATTGTTCTCATATGAAGGCAAATCTAATGTTAAAGGGGTGGACATTTGAACCATATTCAACAAAAAATAACCCCAAACCTACTAATGTTTCCAACAAGCAACAATGATATATTGTTTCTTATATAAGGAAAACATTAAAGGGGTGGCCATTTGAAGCATATTAAGTAAAAGACAAACCTACTTATGTTTAAGTGGTGCAAAAGGGACCATGCCCCCTGTTGGTACTGTTTAAGCCCAACGTTTAAGGGAAGAGCCCATGTTAGTACTGTTGATGGCCCAAAGTTTAAGAGGAAAGAGCCCATGCTGGCACTGCAAATGGGATCGTACTACCTGAGGATTAATTTAAGATCCCGTGTTGGCACTGTGCACGTGGGATCCTACTACCTGATGAGGACCCATTTTAATTCAGGTTCTACATGTGCCAAAAAGGCTCATCTTAGAGCTGCCGTGTATGATGTGTACACATATGATGTCATTGACGTGTAATATGATGAGGTGATTCACATCTAAAAGCTTTCTGTTTGGGATACCGTGTTCAGGTGATGTGATCAGACACAGATGTCCTCCTGTGCAAGCAAGAGGCAAGAGCAGTGCATTTCTGTGGCAAAGTGCCAACCGTACTACAGGAATAAATTGAAAATACAGAGATTGTCCTCTCATTTTTGTCAAGTCACTGTTCAATTTTGTTCAGCAGTTTAAGCAAGTTGTTACCAATTGATCTGGTGGCTTGCATCCGTTTGATCTGTTAATATGTTCTGAACACCCAAACCACCAGTTTGTTTCTTTGCACAAGTGCATGTTCTAAAATGTGATGGCATGCCCATAATGCACTCAATTCTTTATTTTTTACTTCATGGCAGACTGTTGAAGATGTTGGATACACATTTCAAAGAAAATGATGTGTCTTGGCGCGGGCAAGTAGCCATAAGAAAGGAAGCTACTTCAGGCAACTTGAGCACCTGAAGCATACCTAGTGTCTCTACGGCTTATTAGAGCAGCAACCACCAGGAAATCTTGCACACAATCTAAACGCCCCAGCATGTACGGCGGCTGGTAAAGGACACAGATGATGAAGATGTACACTGCTGGACTGCTACAGTGATGTGGAGTGCACGAGTTGGTCAGAAAAGAATACACCGTGGAACTGCCACAGCCTCAGGATCAGGAGATATCCAGGAGGGTCAGGGAGTGCCAAACTTAAGCCTTAAGCCGCACAAGCTCTTGGGGCGCAATACAAGACAAAGCACGAGATTTTTATCGGCTCAGGTGCTTGTATATAAAGCCTGAGGAGAGATACATTTAAAGCCAAGGAAGGCGCTAGTGCAGTTGCCAATTGGTGCACCAGGATAAGAGGCATACAGTGACCGTCTGAGAAGGATCAAGAACTTGAAGGAGCTTGGGGGGCCTTGAAGAATCAACGCGTGAATTCACAGGTAAGATCGAGCTTCTCTACATGTGCTTGTTTTCTGTTTTCTCTTCCCAAAACAATTTCGATGGCATGCAGTTCTGTTGAATTTAGAGTTTGCAAGCTGAAATTCTGCGTGTTCTGCAGCAGGTATGGAGATGCTGGCGGGCGTGCAAGATGGCCTGAACATAGAGCAAGAGTATATCAACGCGATGCGCACGCAGTCTAACGTGCGCTTCTTATCAAACAAGGAAGAGATGGAAGCCCTTCTTCAGCCTCAGCAAGATCTCATCCTTCCGATGCTTCACAGAATGGGGCAGAAAAAATCTGCTGAAATCAAGCTCGCAATGTCCGGTTACTTTGATGCCAGTGCTGAGGCCTCGGAGATCTGCAAGCAGCTACTGAGGAATATCAAGAACACCGAAAGCAACTACCAATCAATGGACAGCTTCCTTGCAAGCATAGGCTGTACTACTGCCCCTAGTAGTACCTCCCTTGCACTGGAAACAATCCCGGGTAGAAGCAACCCTTTCAGCAGCACCACAAGGAGCAATTTCAGACAGATTCATGACAGGTACTCCTCCGTGCTCAAGACCATCAAATCAAGTCACAGGAAAGTGGCAAAGAAGCTCAAGATAGTGAAAATCATCAAGAAGCTCTCAAGGACTTGCCTCGTCATTGCCGGTGGTGCGGTTGCCATTGGGATTGCAGCACACCTGCTGGTCTTTAGCCTTCTGGTTGGATCTGCGCTCATGGGGCTCTGCCCTATTGCGGTCAAGAGGAGGGTCACGAGGCTGAAACGTTCTAAGACAGAGTCTTT belongs to Triticum urartu cultivar G1812 chromosome 7, Tu2.1, whole genome shotgun sequence and includes:
- the LOC125518733 gene encoding flavonoid 3'-monooxygenase CYP75B4-like, which gives rise to MNTRAPAVLAYRSNATMHLVAMDIPLPLLLSTLAVAVGVCYVLATFFRADKGRAPLPPGPRGWPVLGNLPQLGGKTHQTMHEMSKVYGPVLRLRFGSSVVVVAGSAGAAEQFLRTHDAKFSSRPPNSGGEHMAYNYQDVVFAPYGPRWRAMRKVCAVNLFSARALDDLRGFREREAALMVRSLVDAAATGGVVAVGKAANVCTTNALSRAAVGLRVFAAAGAELGAKEFKEIVLEVMEVGGVLNVGDFVPALRWLDPQGVVARLKKLHRRFDDMMNWIIAERRAGGSTAGEEKEGKDLLGLLLAMVQEDKSLTGGEEDRITDTDVKALILNLFVAGTETTSTIVEWAVAELIRHPDMLKRAQEEMDAVVGRDRLVSESDLPRLTFLNAVIKETFRLHPSTPLSLPRMASEECEVAGYRIPKGTELLVNVWGIARDPALWPDPLEFRPARFLPGGTHADVDVKGGDFGLIPFGAGRRICAGLSWGLRVVTVTAATLVHSFDWELPAGQTPDKLNMEEAFSLLLQRAVPLMAHPVPRLLPSAYEIA
- the LOC125518735 gene encoding putative UPF0496 protein 2, producing the protein MEMLAGVQDGLNIEQEYINAMRTQSNVRFLSNKEEMEALLQPQQDLILPMLHRMGQKKSAEIKLAMSGYFDASAEASEICKQLLRNIKNTESNYQSMDSFLASIGCTTAPSSTSLALETIPGRSNPFSSTTRSNFRQIHDRYSSVLKTIKSSHRKVAKKLKIVKIIKKLSRTCLVIAGGAVAIGIAAHLLVFSLLVGSALMGLCPIAVKRRVTRLKRSKTESLQQLQEQLDTAAKGTYVLGRDFDTVSQLAVRLSDGIERENAMATYCMEMVDEKYPVQEMVLELRRSCSSSRRLAIELEEHVGLCLATIHRARVLVIEEISKQA